DNA from Halobaculum sp. XH14:
TCGGGCGACGAGCCCGACGGATCGCGGCGGGGTCGGTGGGCGACGCTCGGTTCCGCGGTCGGCGACGGTCGACGCCCGCCCCCGGCTACTCGAACTGTTCGATGAGCGCCGGTACCACGTCGAACAGGTCGCCGACGACGCCGTAGTCGGCGATGTCGAAGATGGGCGCGTTCGGGTCCGTGTTCACCGCGACGATGGTCTCGGCCCCCTTCATCCCGGCGACGTGCTGGACGGCCCCGGAGATGCCGATCGCCAGGTAGACGTCCGGCGTCACCTGCTTGCCGGACTGGCCGACCTGCCGATTCTTCGGGAGCCAGCCGTTGTCGACGATGGGCCGCGACGAGGACAGCGTCGCGCCCGTGGCGTCGACGAGGTCGCGGATGAGATCGAGGTTCTCCTCCTCCTCGATGCCGCGGCCGATGGAGACGAGGAAGTCCGCGTCCGCGATGTCGACGTCGCCGCCGCCGACCTCCTCGAACCCGGTCACGCGCGAGCCCGCCGCGTCGGCGTCGAACTCGTAGTCGAACGGTTCGACCGCCGCCTCGCCCGTCCCCTCCGTCGGTGCCCACTCGCCGCCGCGGACGGTGACGGCGAACTGCTCGGCGTCGACCGTGACGGTCGTCTCGACCTTCGAACCGTACATCTCGCGGGTCGCCTCGAGGCCGCCGTCGTAGGCGAAGTCGATGGCGTCGGAGACGTACGGCAGTTCCAGCGCGTTCGCGACCGCCGGCGCGTAGTCGAGGCCGTTCACCGAGTTCGGCATGAGCAGCGCAGTCGGGTCGATCTCGGCGAACAGCGCCTCGAGCGCCCCGGCGTAGAGGTCGTGGTTGAACTCCGCGCCGTCGTCGACGGTGTCAATCGTGTCCACGCCGTCCAGGTTCAGCGTCTCCGCGAAGCCGTCCACGTCGCCGGCGATGACGGCGAGGTGGAGGTCGCCACCCATCTCGGCGGCGAGTTCGCGGCCCGCGGTGACGACCTCGAAGGTCACGTCCCGGAGCTCCCCGCGCCGGTGCTCAGCGACGGCGAGCACGTCGGAACTCATTCGCCGACCACCCCCTTCTCGCGGAGCATGTCGGCGAGTTGGCTGGCCTGGTCACCGGCGTCGCCCTCGAAGTAGGTCGCGTCTGACTCGGTCTCGGGCTCGTACATGCTCGTCCGTTCGATGGGCGAGGCGACCGCGTCGGTGTCGAGACCCAGGTCATCGAGCGTCATCGGCGCGATTTCCTTCGACTGGGCCTGCCGGATGCCGCGCAGGCTGGCGTAGCGCGGCTCGTTCAGGCCGGTCTGAATCGTGAGCACCGCGGGGAGGTCGACGTCGGTCAGCTCCTCGACGCCGCCTTCCAGTTCGCGGTGGACGCTGGCCGTCGAGAAGTCCTCCGACATGTCGAGCGCGTTGACGACCGCCGCCCACTCGAAACCGAGCTCGTCCGCGAGGGCGACGCCGGTCGCGCCGAAGCCGTCGTCGTTGGCCTGCACCCCCGAGAGGATCAGGTCCGGGTCCTCCTCGTCGGCGACCGCGGCGAGCAGTCGTGCCTTCGCGGCGACGTCGAGGTCGGCGGCCGCGACATCGTCGTCCCAGACGCGAACGGCCCGGTCTGCACCCTTCGCCAGCGCCATCCTGATGGTCTCTTCGCTCCGCTCGGGGCCGATCGTCACGGAGACGACCTCGACGTCGTCGAACGCCTCCGAGAGCTGCACGCCGGCCTCGATGGCGTAATCGTCCCACTCGTTGAGGTCGTACTCGAGGTACTGCTCCCCGACGTCGAGCCCGTCGATCTCGAAGTCGTCGGCCGCCTCCGCGACTTCCTTGACGGTGACGAGAACTTTCATCGTCCGTCGATTGCTCCGGTCGGCGCTAAATCCTTTCGAAACCCCGCACACGCCGTTCCGGATTGTCGGGGGAACCGTCGAACGGATCGGCCAGCCTACCGGGGACGATTCGACCGTCCTCGACGACCCGGATCGCCTCCCGCTTCCATCACGACCGACCGACGCCGACGGCTCAGACGCCGTTACCGCGCGGACCCTCGTCCTCGTCGCCGTCCGGGAGCGAGATGAGGTTCTCGCGGCCGAGCCTGAGTTTCTCGACGTCGCCGTCATCGGCCATCGTCGAGAGCAACTGCGACACCTTCGCGTCCGACCAGCCGGTCTCCGAGACGATGTCAGCCTGTCGCATCCGCCCGCCGTTCCTGTCGAGCAGCCGTTCGACCCGTTCCTCGTCGGAGAGGAGTTCCGGGTCGGGCTCCGGGTTCGACGCGGCCGCACCGCCCCCCTCTGCAGCGACGGCGTCCTCGGTTCCGCCGTTCGTCGCGTCGCCCCCGACCGCGGCCACGCCGTCACCGTCCACCGACCCGGCCGGCGGATCGCCGGCGGTCGTCCGCTCGTCCGCGGTCCCGGCCGTTCCCGGCCGGCGGCGCGAAAGGAGATACGCCCCGACGACGAGCACCCCGAGCAGGAGCGCCGAACCGATCAGGAACTGCGTGTCCTGCCAGAACGGTGCCTCCTCCTCGGAGCCGGTGAACGTGACCGAGATGTCGCCCGCGGCGAACGTGTACGGCTCGGTGACGACGATGTTTCGGCTCACGAGGCGGTAGTTCGCCTCGATCGAGATGTCCGGTGCGGTGTACCCGGGTGGCGGCTGGATGACCAGCCGCTGACCCGACTGGAGCGTCCGGAACCAGGTCTCCTCGGGACCCGTGACGAACACGTCGCCGAGAACGAGGGTCCCGTTCTCGGTCCGTTCGAGGAAGTTCGTCCACGTGAACCGGAGGCGGAGCACGCCGGTCGTCTCGTTTCGCAGCCCCGCCGTGTAGTTCACGTTCCGAATCCGCATCTCCCGGCCCGTGTGTTCGGCCGCAACCACGGCCGCGTTCCGGAACACGTCGGTCGACGGGCCCGTCTCCGACCCGTCGTCACGGTACCCGTCGGCGTACGCCTCGAACGCCTCCCGCGATTCCGGGTCCTCGAGTCGGTACTCGACCCCGACCGTCCAGCGTGCGTTTCCGTTCTCCCGCAGCGAGATGTTGAACGTCGTCGTGCTGTCGTCGAACGGGGTGGCCGTGTCGCCGAACTGGGACGGGGCCGTCACCCGTCCCGGGTCGCTTGCGGCCCCGGGACCGGCGTCCGCCGGGAGCGTCGCGGCGGCCGGCACTGGTGCGAGGAGGCACAGAACCGCGAGGAGGAGGGCAACGTGCCGCATTCATCGCCTGAGTCACGGCCGCGCACCTAAACGCTTTCCATGCGGGAGTCGGGCTCACGCTCGGTTCGCTCGGTTTTTTAGTGTTGGCGGCGAAAGCCGCGCTCGATGAGAACAGCCCCCGTCGTTCTTACCCTCCTCCTGGTCTGTGCCGCCGCCGCGGGCGCCGCCGGGACCGGCGGCCCCGGGGCCGTCGAGGCGACCACACCGACCGCCGAGCAGGCCCCCCCGGAGCCGGTGCCGACCGCAGTGACCGCCGTGGCGAACGGGACGGACGTGACGAACCGGACCCACGTGCTCTCGATCCCGAGCGAGAACGTCACGAACGCCCGCATCGACGAGGCCCGCATCGACGCCGGCCTGGCGGTCGGGGTCGAGGTGAACACCTCCGCCGAGCGGATGGAAACCATCGCCCTCCGGCAACGCATCACCGCCGCGGAAACCAACGACGAGCGCCAGCGGCGCGTCCTCGACGGGATGAACGAGCTGGAAAAACGGGTCGTCACCCTCCGAACGGAGCACCGAACCGCCATCGAAGGCTACGCGAGCGGGGAGCTCGGCACCCGCGAACTCCTCGCCGAACTCGCCCGAATCAAGGCCGAGTCCGACGCGCTCGAACGGCGACTGGCGGTTCTCGAGGAACTGGCCAGCGAGACCGAGGGGAGCACGCTCGACAGCGACCGCATCCCGGCGCTCGCCTTCCAGCTTCGTGCCTTCGACGGCCCGGTCCGGGATCGGGCGCTCCAAGCCAGTAGCGGCGAGGCTCCGCCGACGCGCATCTACGTCGCGGCGAGCGAGGACGGCGTCGTACTCTCGACGGTCATCGACGGCCAGTACGTCCGAGAGGTGTATCGCGGTGACCTCCGGAGCCTGCAGAGTGGAACCGTGGCCATGGCGGAGAACGTCACCGCCAGAAGCTACCCCGCGATCTGGGCGGCCTCTACCAACCCGAGCGGAACCGGTTCCGGTTCGACGCACATCGTCGACGTGCCGTACGCCACCGGGAACCTCACGGCGTTCGTCGACGGCGGGAGCGAACGCGTGTTCAAGGAGTACCAGCGGATCCGGCTGGCGAACGTGACCGGCGGCGAGGTCCGGGAGCGAACGATCGACCTGACCGTTCGCGTCAACCGGACGTACGCCGGCGGGCCGCTCCGGATCGAAGTGCTCGACCCCGGGACCGGCGATCCGATCGACGCGTCCGTGCGGATCGCGGCCGGCAACGAGGGGAGCGTCGACGTCGGCACGACCGGGGAGGACGGCGTCCTCTGGACGGTCGCGCCCCGCGGGACGTTCGTGGTCACCGCCATTCAGGAGGGGTCGAACGACCTCTCGACGGTCGAGATCACCTCGACCGAACCCGTGTCCGTGGCGGAGGCGTACGGATCGAACGACAGCGGCGACGACTGAACCGGGCGAACGCTTTTGGCCGATGACGGGACCAGCCTGCCCGTGTCGTCACGCGCATCCGCACCGGCGGTCGGCATCGCGCTGCTCCTGCTGGTCGCCGTCGGGCTCTCCGCGACGGTCGGCGCGGCGGCCTTCGGCGTCGCCGGGACGCCGGCCGACCCCGCACCGGTCGCCAGCCTCTCGCTTGCGATCGACGACGGGGCGCTGGTGTTCGAGCACGGCGGCGGCGACACGCTCGACGTCCGGACCCTCCACCTCCGCGTCTCGGTGGCGAACGAGGAACTCACCCACCAGCCGCCGATTCCGTTCTTCGCCGCACGGGGGTTCGTGTCCGGTCCGACCGGCCCGTTCAACGTCGCGGATGATCCCCGCTGGAGCGCCGGCGAGCGTGCCCGAGTCGAGCCGGCGGGGACGAACGAACCGGCCATCAGACCCGGCGTGACGGTCACGGTTGACGTGTACGTCGACGCCCACAGGCTCGTCCGACTTACCGCCATCGCGTGACCGGTGCACGGATCCGGGGGAGAAGAGTCGAGCGGTGGCCGCCAGTCAGTCGCCCGCCGACGCGTCGATCCGATCGGCCTCCGCGTCGCTCGCCCGCGCCGCCACGTCGCCATCGGGGACGGTTGCGACGGTCGTGATCGCGCGCGGAGCGCCGACGTGTCGCTGCTGGATGTAGTGGTTCATCTCCGAAAAGCCCGCCCCACGGAACATGCGTTCCGCCTCCTCGGCGTCGTAGAACAGCATGATCGCGTCCGCGAGCTTCTGGAACGGCTTCGTCTTCGGGTAGTCCGGGCCGACGACGAGGACGGTTCCGCCCGGCTTCGTGACCCGTCTGAACTCCGCGAGCGCGTCGACGGGGTTCGGCCAGTACTCGATCGAGCCGGACGACCAGAGCTTGTCGAAGCTGTCGTCCGCGAACGGGAGCCGCTCGGCGTCCCCGCGGTAGAACCGGACCTTGCCGCGCTTGCCGAACTTGGCGAACGCCCGCTCCATCTGGTCCATCGACTGGTCGAGCGCGTGGACCTCGTCGACGTGGTTGAGCAGCCCCTCCGTGGCGAAACCGGTGCCCGAGCCGACGTCGAGCACCCGGTCGTCGCGGTCCGCGTCGAACCAGTCGAGCGCCCGGTTGCGCATCCGGTCGTCCCAGATGTACGGGTTGACCGTGTCGTAGACCCTGGAGAGGTACTTGTAGAACAGGCGGGCGCGCGCCTTGTTCTCGAGGATTCCCATTACCCGTTCGTTCCGACCGGCCGGTCATAATCCCAACGGGTTCCGAGCGACCGTCGGGCGTACCACGCCGTCCTGCGACTAGATCCGCCGGCGTCGAACTCGGGGGTACAAGTCGCCCGCGTCCCCAGCACCGGCATGAAGCTATCGGAGGCGACCTGGACCGACGTTCGGGACGCCGCGCCCGACGCCGCGCTGCTCCCGGTCGGGAGCACGGAACAGCACGGTCCGCACGCGCCGCTCGGGACCGACTCGCTGACCGCCGAGGCCGTCGCCGCGGCCGCGACGGAGCAGCCCGGAGACGACGTCGTCGTCGCACCGCCGGTCCACGTCGGCGTCGCCGAGGAGCACCGCGCGTTCGACGGCACGCTCTGGGTGTCGCCCGACACCTTTCGTGCCTACGTCCGCGAGACGGTCGAGAGCCTCGCCCACCACGGCATCGACCGCGTCGTGCTGGTGAACGGCCACGGCGGCAACGTCGAGGCGCTCGCGGAGGTCGCACGCCGGGCGTCCCGGGACGGGACGACCGACGCCTACGCCGTCGCGTTCACCTGGTTCGAGGCCGTCGGCGAGCACGCCTCGGAGATGGGTCACGGCGGGAAACTGGAGACCGCAATGCTCCAGCACGTCGCGCCGGAGCTGGTCCGTGAGGACCGCGTCGATGCGGCCCGAAACGGAGGGAGCGACCGCTGGGGCGAGTGGGTTCGCGGGGTCAACCTCGCACACGACAGCGACGAGTTCAGCGACAACGGGGTCGTCGGCGATCCGGGTGCGGGTGACGCGGAACTGGGCGAGGAGCTGCTGGACCGCGCGAGCGACGCGCTCGTGGAGGTGCTCGCCGCGGTACGGGAACGGTAGGCGAGCGCGTCGGTCAGTTCCCGCCCTACGCTTCCGCTTCCCCGCCGTCCGCGTCGTCGCTCCCGGCCTCGGCACCCTCGGCGTGGGCATCCTCAAGCTGGCTGCGTAGCCCGGGGACGGTGCTCGTGAGCTCGCCGACCTGCTCGTGGGCGTCCTCGATGCTGCCGACGAGGTCGGCGACCTCCTCGATGTCGGTCGCCAGCTCGTCGTCGTCCTCGAACGCGCCGGCGCGCTCGCCCATCACGTAGCTCTTCTTCGCCTGGCGTAGTTCCTCGGCCGCGTCGCCGGTGTCGAGCGCCGAGCGGAGGCCGTTGAGCGCGCCGAGCACGTTGTCCGCGTCGGTGTCCCAGACGGCGTCGGCGGTCGGGAGCGTCGCCCGCGCGTTCCGGAGGTGCTTCTCGACGTCGGCACGGGCCTCGTCGGCCGCCTCGCCGAACAGCTCGTCGTCGTCGAACGTGGTCTGTCCCATACGACCGATTCGGGCCGTCCGTAGTTAAACGGACGCCCGAAAGTGAAAGTGAAGCTCCCGGTTTCACGCCGTCTCGCCGCCGTCGTCGCCCTCGACGGCGATCAGTTTCATCAAGGGGTAGCCGTCCTCCATCTCCATCCGCGTTCTCGCGGCCGCTCCCTCGTACTCGATCCGCATCTCCACCTCCATCAGCCGGCCCGTCAACTCCGTGTAGCCGTTCTCGTGGTCGATGGCGTCGGCCACCGCGTCGTCGTCGATCCACACGTCGACGGACTCGCAGTAGGGCTGGTTCTCGATCGCTTCGGCCATCGCGCGTTCCAGCGAACGCGCGCTGTCACGGGAGACGGGCGTCCCCGCGAACTGGTGATACAGCGAGCCGAACTTGATCCCCGCCTCGAAGCACGCCTGCTGGGCGTCCGTGACCATACGTCGCCGTCGGGGTCGGCCGGCAAATGCGTACCGGGCCGGCCGTCGCGGATGGCGAGCCCGGTTCGGCCGAAGGTTCAAACCGGAAAACGGCTCCAGACGCCCCGTGACCTGAGCCCAGCCGGGCGCACCGCACGCGATTGCGCGGCCGAGGTGCGTCCGTGAGCCGAACCGCCGCCAGTCAGCCACGACACCGTGTCACCCGACCAGCGACGCTACAGTTCCGCTCGCGTCGATCAGGAAGGCGATGCCGAAGCCGGCCAGCACGACAGCCGAGAGCCCCGCGACCACCGGCGCGAGCGCCTCGACCCGCCGCCGTGCCGCCACGAGCGCCGCCGGAAAGCCGGAGATCCAGAGCCCGATTCCCGCGAAGAAGCCGACGAGGAGCGCGGGGCTACCGGTCTCGACGACCACTGAACCGGCCAGCGCCGGGACGCCGGCCTCCGCGAACACGTCGACGGTGCCGGGTTCGAGCAGTCCCACGCCGACCGTGAGCCAGAACAGCACCTGATACGGGTTCGTCAGCGCGAGGACGAACGCCTTGCGGAACCCCGCCGACCCCGCGGCGATCGGTTCCCCCTCACTCGCTTCCGACGCGAGAAACGAGGTCCGGACCGAACGGGCCGCGTCGACGGCGTAGTAGAGCATCAGGACGCCGCCGACGGCGATCATGAGACCGCGGAGCATCGGGAACCGCTCGACGACGCCGACCACGCCGACCAGCGCGAGGACGAGGAACACCGCGTCGGCGGTCGCCGCGCCGAGTCCAGCCCTCGCGCCGGCGCTCCAGCCGCGGACGACGCTCTCCTCGGCGATGACGGCGTTCATCGGGCCCGGCGGGGCCGCGAGCGCCAGGCCGAAGAGCACGCCCGCAGCAGGCGTGAGGAGCGTCGAGAGCACGGTCCGTCGAACGGGAACGGCCGACTTAAACGGTGTGACAGCCGGTCGGGGACGCGGCGGCTCAGCCGTCGCTCGCTTCGAGGGAAGCGTCCCCGTCGGGTCCAGCGTCCCGGTCGCTCCCGCCGTTCTCGCCGTCCCCGCCCGACCGGACGCGAACCGACGCCGCGATCGTGTCAGGGAGGCTCTGTTCCTCGCCGGCGACCCGGACCGTCACCATGCCGAACGGCGCGACGTCGACGAGCGTTATCGTCGTGCCGGGGACGATGCCCGACTCCTCGAGGTATTCGAGTTCCTCGTCGTTCCGGTCGCTGACGCGCGCGATGACCACCTCGTCGCCCACCTCGAAGTCCGTGAGCGGCCGGGTGTCCGACTCCGCGAGCGGTTCGAGGTCCGCCCCGGGGATCGGGTCGCCGTGCGGATCCACCGTCGGGTTGCCGAGCGCCTCCGCGACGCGCCGCTCGAACTCCTCGCTGATGTGGTGTTCGAGCGCGTCGGCCTCCTCGTGGACCTCGCTCCAGGAGTAGTCCAGCTGCTCCGCGAGGTACGCCTCCAGCAGCCGGTGGTGGCGGATCACTTCCAGGGCGACGGTCCGGCCCTCGGGCGAGAGTTCCACCCCCTTGTACTTCTCGCGTTCGACGAGTCCGCGCTCCTCCAGGGAGTCCAGCATGCTCGTCACAGTCGGGGCGGTCTTGCCGAGCCGCTCGGCGATGGCGGAGGTGGAGACCGGCGGCCCCTCCTCCGTCTGGAGGACGTAGATGGCCTTGAGGTAGTCCTCCATCACGTCGCTCAACATACCCGGATTAGTGGAGTCTAATCCTTATGCTTGCCGGAGCAAAGCGGGCGGTCGCCCGCCACGAGCCGCTCAGACGCCCTGGCCCATGAGGTGGCTCCGGAGAACGTCCGGCGTCTTGCCGGCGGCGTCGGGGTTCACGACGACGACCTCGTCGTCTCCTCCGAGTTCGTCCTCGTCGGCGAGCGCCCACGCGCCCGCGAGCGCGACCCCGCCCGCCCCGCCGACTTCGAGCACCTCGGACCTGCACGCCGACACCGCGCTCTCCAGCGCTTCGTCGTCCGGGACGGCGAGCGCGTCGCCGTCGACCGCCGCGAGCGCGTCGAGCGCTCGGTCGCCCCCGGCGGGCTCCTCGATCTCCAGTTCGCCGACGATGGTGTCGGGATGATCCCACGGTTCCACCGCGTCGGCGTCGGCCGTCCACGCCGCTGCGATCGGCGCACAGCCCTCGGGCTGTACCGCGTATATCGCCGGCAGCACGTCGCTCGCACCGATCTCGCGGAGTTCCCGGAAGCCCTTCGCCAGACCCACGAGCAGTTCGCCGGTGCCGACCGGGGCGACGACCGCGTCAGGCACGCCCAGGTCCGCGAACAGTTCGAACGCCACCGTCTTCGCGCCCTCGTGCCGGTACGGCGTCGTGAACTCCTGGAGCGAGTGGTAGTCGGTTTCGAGCTGCTCGTCGACAGCCGCCGCCGCGTCGCCGTATCGGCCGCCGACCACCCGCATGTCGCCGCCGTGGACGTTGACCATCGCCTTGTTCGAGAAGGCGGCCCGCGAGGGGACGAACGCGTACGAGCGGAGGTCGGCCGTGCCGGCGTACGCTGCGGCCGACTGGCCGGCGTTACCGGCGGCCGCGAGCGCGAGCGGTTCCAGCCCGCGGTCGCTCGCGGCGGTCACGGCCAGGCTCATCCCGCGGTCGATGAACGTGCCCGTCGGGTTCCGACCCTCGTCTTTCACGTGGGCGGCCCCGACGTCGAGTTCGTCCGTGAGCCGGTCGGTCCGAACGAGCGGGGTGTCGCCCTCGTTCGCCGAACGCCCCGTGTCGGCCGGGAACGGGAGGAGCGCGTCGAACCGCCAGTGGCCGGGCCGGTCGGCCGTCCGATCGGCAACGAGTTCCGTCGGGTCGACGCCGTCGTAGTCGTACGTCGGGTCCAGCGACCCCCCGCACGACGGACAGCGGCCATGTTCGCCGGCGTCGAACGACGCGCCACAGCCCGTGCACGCGAGCCCGCGGAACGCATCCGTCGTCTCC
Protein-coding regions in this window:
- a CDS encoding type IV pilin N-terminal domain-containing protein, with amino-acid sequence MSSRASAPAVGIALLLLVAVGLSATVGAAAFGVAGTPADPAPVASLSLAIDDGALVFEHGGGDTLDVRTLHLRVSVANEELTHQPPIPFFAARGFVSGPTGPFNVADDPRWSAGERARVEPAGTNEPAIRPGVTVTVDVYVDAHRLVRLTAIA
- a CDS encoding DUF7096 domain-containing protein, with the protein product MRTAPVVLTLLLVCAAAAGAAGTGGPGAVEATTPTAEQAPPEPVPTAVTAVANGTDVTNRTHVLSIPSENVTNARIDEARIDAGLAVGVEVNTSAERMETIALRQRITAAETNDERQRRVLDGMNELEKRVVTLRTEHRTAIEGYASGELGTRELLAELARIKAESDALERRLAVLEELASETEGSTLDSDRIPALAFQLRAFDGPVRDRALQASSGEAPPTRIYVAASEDGVVLSTVIDGQYVREVYRGDLRSLQSGTVAMAENVTARSYPAIWAASTNPSGTGSGSTHIVDVPYATGNLTAFVDGGSERVFKEYQRIRLANVTGGEVRERTIDLTVRVNRTYAGGPLRIEVLDPGTGDPIDASVRIAAGNEGSVDVGTTGEDGVLWTVAPRGTFVVTAIQEGSNDLSTVEITSTEPVSVAEAYGSNDSGDD
- a CDS encoding methyltransferase domain-containing protein, translating into MGILENKARARLFYKYLSRVYDTVNPYIWDDRMRNRALDWFDADRDDRVLDVGSGTGFATEGLLNHVDEVHALDQSMDQMERAFAKFGKRGKVRFYRGDAERLPFADDSFDKLWSSGSIEYWPNPVDALAEFRRVTKPGGTVLVVGPDYPKTKPFQKLADAIMLFYDAEEAERMFRGAGFSEMNHYIQQRHVGAPRAITTVATVPDGDVAARASDAEADRIDASAGD
- a CDS encoding electron transfer flavoprotein subunit beta/FixA family protein, with the translated sequence MKVLVTVKEVAEAADDFEIDGLDVGEQYLEYDLNEWDDYAIEAGVQLSEAFDDVEVVSVTIGPERSEETIRMALAKGADRAVRVWDDDVAAADLDVAAKARLLAAVADEEDPDLILSGVQANDDGFGATGVALADELGFEWAAVVNALDMSEDFSTASVHRELEGGVEELTDVDLPAVLTIQTGLNEPRYASLRGIRQAQSKEIAPMTLDDLGLDTDAVASPIERTSMYEPETESDATYFEGDAGDQASQLADMLREKGVVGE
- a CDS encoding LysE family transporter encodes the protein MLSTLLTPAAGVLFGLALAAPPGPMNAVIAEESVVRGWSAGARAGLGAATADAVFLVLALVGVVGVVERFPMLRGLMIAVGGVLMLYYAVDAARSVRTSFLASEASEGEPIAAGSAGFRKAFVLALTNPYQVLFWLTVGVGLLEPGTVDVFAEAGVPALAGSVVVETGSPALLVGFFAGIGLWISGFPAALVAARRRVEALAPVVAGLSAVVLAGFGIAFLIDASGTVASLVG
- a CDS encoding DUF5790 family protein, which gives rise to MGQTTFDDDELFGEAADEARADVEKHLRNARATLPTADAVWDTDADNVLGALNGLRSALDTGDAAEELRQAKKSYVMGERAGAFEDDDELATDIEEVADLVGSIEDAHEQVGELTSTVPGLRSQLEDAHAEGAEAGSDDADGGEAEA
- a CDS encoding helix-turn-helix transcriptional regulator → MRHVALLLAVLCLLAPVPAAATLPADAGPGAASDPGRVTAPSQFGDTATPFDDSTTTFNISLRENGNARWTVGVEYRLEDPESREAFEAYADGYRDDGSETGPSTDVFRNAAVVAAEHTGREMRIRNVNYTAGLRNETTGVLRLRFTWTNFLERTENGTLVLGDVFVTGPEETWFRTLQSGQRLVIQPPPGYTAPDISIEANYRLVSRNIVVTEPYTFAAGDISVTFTGSEEEAPFWQDTQFLIGSALLLGVLVVGAYLLSRRRPGTAGTADERTTAGDPPAGSVDGDGVAAVGGDATNGGTEDAVAAEGGGAAASNPEPDPELLSDEERVERLLDRNGGRMRQADIVSETGWSDAKVSQLLSTMADDGDVEKLRLGRENLISLPDGDEDEGPRGNGV
- a CDS encoding creatininase family protein yields the protein MKLSEATWTDVRDAAPDAALLPVGSTEQHGPHAPLGTDSLTAEAVAAAATEQPGDDVVVAPPVHVGVAEEHRAFDGTLWVSPDTFRAYVRETVESLAHHGIDRVVLVNGHGGNVEALAEVARRASRDGTTDAYAVAFTWFEAVGEHASEMGHGGKLETAMLQHVAPELVREDRVDAARNGGSDRWGEWVRGVNLAHDSDEFSDNGVVGDPGAGDAELGEELLDRASDALVEVLAAVRER
- a CDS encoding threonine synthase — translated: METTDAFRGLACTGCGASFDAGEHGRCPSCGGSLDPTYDYDGVDPTELVADRTADRPGHWRFDALLPFPADTGRSANEGDTPLVRTDRLTDELDVGAAHVKDEGRNPTGTFIDRGMSLAVTAASDRGLEPLALAAAGNAGQSAAAYAGTADLRSYAFVPSRAAFSNKAMVNVHGGDMRVVGGRYGDAAAAVDEQLETDYHSLQEFTTPYRHEGAKTVAFELFADLGVPDAVVAPVGTGELLVGLAKGFRELREIGASDVLPAIYAVQPEGCAPIAAAWTADADAVEPWDHPDTIVGELEIEEPAGGDRALDALAAVDGDALAVPDDEALESAVSACRSEVLEVGGAGGVALAGAWALADEDELGGDDEVVVVNPDAAGKTPDVLRSHLMGQGV
- a CDS encoding dihydroneopterin aldolase family protein, translating into MVTDAQQACFEAGIKFGSLYHQFAGTPVSRDSARSLERAMAEAIENQPYCESVDVWIDDDAVADAIDHENGYTELTGRLMEVEMRIEYEGAAARTRMEMEDGYPLMKLIAVEGDDGGETA
- a CDS encoding electron transfer flavoprotein subunit alpha/FixB family protein, translated to MSSDVLAVAEHRRGELRDVTFEVVTAGRELAAEMGGDLHLAVIAGDVDGFAETLNLDGVDTIDTVDDGAEFNHDLYAGALEALFAEIDPTALLMPNSVNGLDYAPAVANALELPYVSDAIDFAYDGGLEATREMYGSKVETTVTVDAEQFAVTVRGGEWAPTEGTGEAAVEPFDYEFDADAAGSRVTGFEEVGGGDVDIADADFLVSIGRGIEEEENLDLIRDLVDATGATLSSSRPIVDNGWLPKNRQVGQSGKQVTPDVYLAIGISGAVQHVAGMKGAETIVAVNTDPNAPIFDIADYGVVGDLFDVVPALIEQFE
- a CDS encoding metal-dependent transcriptional regulator, which produces MLSDVMEDYLKAIYVLQTEEGPPVSTSAIAERLGKTAPTVTSMLDSLEERGLVEREKYKGVELSPEGRTVALEVIRHHRLLEAYLAEQLDYSWSEVHEEADALEHHISEEFERRVAEALGNPTVDPHGDPIPGADLEPLAESDTRPLTDFEVGDEVVIARVSDRNDEELEYLEESGIVPGTTITLVDVAPFGMVTVRVAGEEQSLPDTIAASVRVRSGGDGENGGSDRDAGPDGDASLEASDG